The following are encoded in a window of Syntrophorhabdaceae bacterium genomic DNA:
- a CDS encoding pyridoxal phosphate-dependent aminotransferase: protein MFLSDRVNNIRPSGVRKIFDLANKVKNPINLSIGEPHFDIPDEIKEEGIKWIRAGFNKYTPSGGIPELREKILAYLHQKDIICDDVIVTAGVTGGLLLALMVTLNPGDEVIIPDPYFVLYEYQVSLLGGKPVFMDTYPDFTLKEEALRKAITEKTKIILINSPNNPTGMVNSKAELEMVTRVARERNILVFSDEIYDRFVFDNGFQKDYMGQLYEKTLTFGGFSKTWAMTGWRIGFVAGPTEIIQCMVTMQQYAFSSINSFAQKAAMLALDYDTDPLIEGYKRRRDLIYNGLKDKYNIVKPKGAYFIFPEVPDGDGDAFVERALENNLFIIPGSVFSNRKSHVRISFAASEENLEKGIKILRDMV from the coding sequence GTGTTTCTCTCGGACAGAGTTAACAACATCAGGCCCTCTGGGGTGAGGAAGATATTCGACCTCGCCAACAAGGTCAAAAACCCCATAAACCTGAGCATCGGGGAGCCTCACTTCGATATCCCCGATGAGATCAAGGAAGAAGGGATAAAATGGATCAGGGCGGGCTTCAACAAGTATACGCCCTCGGGCGGCATCCCGGAGCTCAGGGAGAAAATACTCGCCTATCTCCATCAAAAGGACATTATCTGCGATGACGTCATCGTCACCGCAGGCGTGACGGGCGGGCTTCTCCTCGCCCTCATGGTCACCCTGAACCCGGGGGACGAGGTGATCATCCCCGATCCCTATTTCGTGCTCTACGAGTACCAGGTCTCCCTTCTCGGGGGAAAGCCGGTCTTCATGGATACTTACCCGGATTTCACCCTGAAGGAAGAGGCCCTGAGGAAGGCGATCACGGAGAAGACCAAGATCATCCTCATAAACAGCCCCAATAATCCCACGGGTATGGTGAACAGCAAAGCAGAGCTCGAGATGGTGACGAGGGTGGCCCGGGAGAGGAATATCCTCGTCTTCTCCGATGAGATCTACGACCGGTTCGTCTTCGACAACGGCTTCCAAAAAGATTACATGGGCCAGCTCTACGAGAAAACCCTCACTTTCGGCGGATTCTCCAAAACGTGGGCAATGACGGGCTGGAGGATCGGCTTCGTGGCCGGCCCCACGGAGATCATCCAGTGCATGGTGACCATGCAGCAGTACGCTTTCAGCAGCATCAACTCCTTCGCCCAGAAAGCCGCCATGCTGGCCCTCGATTACGATACGGACCCCTTGATCGAGGGATACAAGCGAAGAAGGGACCTCATCTATAACGGCCTCAAGGACAAGTACAACATCGTGAAGCCGAAAGGCGCATACTTTATCTTCCCAGAGGTGCCCGACGGTGACGGCGACGCCTTCGTGGAAAGGGCATTGGAGAATAACCTCTTCATAATCCCCGGCAGCGTCTTCTCGAACAGAAAGTCCCACGTGCGCATCTCCTTTGCCGCAAGTGAGGAGAACCTCGAAAAGGGAATAAAGATCCTGAGGGATATGGTTTAG
- a CDS encoding redoxin domain-containing protein, with protein MIRNKLFLSLSSCRFGAVMPTMVGVMLFALIFTIFLAGPALSARAAPKELPQFTLPAPVTEQERNYLGLKNTGTFQVGHIKPGVVILEFFDLGCPYCGSATSDVDEVFRRIEGRPDLKGRVTMIGIGMSNDENKVKTYKTTYRVPFPVFPDTDTVISRLLNVKTTPTFVAVNVDGQGSATVIYLKEGVFESPARFLGDVIDASGLPGARP; from the coding sequence ATGATTCGAAATAAACTGTTCTTGAGTCTTTCGTCCTGCCGCTTTGGTGCAGTAATGCCGACCATGGTGGGCGTGATGCTGTTCGCGCTGATTTTCACCATTTTTCTTGCCGGCCCTGCACTTTCGGCGAGGGCAGCGCCGAAGGAGCTTCCCCAGTTTACACTCCCCGCCCCCGTAACCGAGCAGGAGAGGAACTATCTGGGGCTCAAGAACACGGGCACCTTTCAGGTAGGGCATATCAAGCCGGGAGTTGTCATTCTCGAGTTCTTCGATTTAGGGTGCCCCTACTGCGGCTCCGCCACATCGGATGTAGACGAGGTATTTCGGAGAATAGAGGGGAGGCCCGATCTGAAGGGCAGGGTTACCATGATCGGTATCGGCATGAGTAACGATGAAAACAAAGTCAAGACCTATAAGACAACCTATCGTGTCCCCTTTCCCGTCTTTCCCGATACCGATACGGTAATAAGCCGGCTTCTCAACGTGAAAACCACGCCCACCTTTGTAGCCGTGAATGTGGACGGCCAAGGGTCGGCAACAGTTATCTATCTCAAGGAAGGTGTTTTCGAGAGCCCTGCAAGATTTCTTGGGGATGTAATCGACGCTTCGGGACTTCCGGGCGCTCGCCCCTAG
- a CDS encoding efflux RND transporter permease subunit, translating to MGISGRIARAFINSKLTPLIIIAAVLLGVFAVIVTPREEEPQIAVPMIDVFVTYPGASASEVDERATKPMSKLLWEIKGVDYLYTMSKPGLSLAIVRFRVGENMEKSIVDLYNKLMSNYDRIPPGVSQPLIKPRSIDDVPILTFTLWSPRYTGYELRKVALEVCDVLKKDPDVSEFTITGGQKRQVGIQIDPVRLKAYNVSPLQIARVLQKANIQAPSGKFSAGNKEFLVDTGYLIKDAEDAGNTVVAVSGGKPVYLRNIADLTDGPEEPSSYVLMGFGPASPFSDRGAGEGVTISIAKKKGTNATHISERALKTIGELKGGVIPSEVEVTATRNYGDTAKEKSDELLKHMLIAALSVTLLIALALGWRESIVVAVAVPVTLALTILATYLYGYTLNRVTLFALIFSIGILVDDAIVVVENIHRHFKMGKVDYETAVTAVEEVGQPTILATFAVIAALLPMAFVSGLMGPYMRPIPMGASAAMVISLLIAFIISPWLSFIVLKNAKTAVAGGKEKKGLLARFNRIYEQNLRGLLENGKKRSVFFIIVAGLLVAAFALVPLKLTRVKMLPFDNKSELQIVIDMPEGTTLEETAALTGEIGNFLKTVPEVTDYQSYIGTSAPFNFNGLVRHYFLRTGSNVADIQVNFVGKDERKSQSHDIAKRMRPDIKAIGDKYGGRVKVVEIPPGPPVLSTLVAEIYGPDLGRQIEIARDVRDTFSKTKDVVDVDWYVEADQRKFTFQVDRQKAAESGIDTDLITQTARTVLGGTVAGLIHTDMGREPPELFIRASLADRSGIERLRGISLTGSSGDQVSLGDLVHVKEGVEDKTIYRKNLKRVVYVIGDVAGKEESPVYPILKMGQSIKNLKLPEGYELKQYTSAQPWLEDRYALKWDGEWHITYEVFRDLGMAFAAVLVLIYVMVVGWFRSFTVPLVIMAPIPLSLIGILPGHALMGAFFTATSMIGFIAGAGIVVRNSIILVDFIDLKLAEGMPLEEAVVQAGIIRFRPMLLTAAAVVVGSSVILFDPIFQGMAIALMAGEVAATLLSRTMVPVLYFLVKRREAPKAQGETAGRP from the coding sequence ATGGGAATATCGGGAAGAATAGCCAGGGCATTCATTAATTCCAAGCTTACGCCCCTCATTATCATCGCGGCCGTCCTGCTCGGGGTGTTTGCGGTAATTGTAACCCCGAGGGAAGAGGAGCCTCAGATCGCCGTACCCATGATCGACGTCTTCGTGACCTACCCGGGGGCATCTGCTTCCGAGGTTGACGAACGAGCCACCAAACCCATGTCCAAGCTCCTCTGGGAGATAAAAGGGGTGGATTATCTCTACACCATGTCAAAGCCGGGACTGAGCCTTGCTATTGTGCGGTTCCGTGTGGGCGAGAATATGGAGAAGAGCATCGTCGATCTTTACAACAAGCTCATGTCCAACTACGACAGGATTCCTCCCGGTGTATCCCAGCCGCTCATCAAGCCGAGATCGATCGACGACGTGCCTATTCTCACCTTCACCCTGTGGAGCCCCCGCTATACCGGCTACGAACTGAGGAAGGTGGCCCTGGAGGTGTGTGACGTACTGAAGAAAGACCCGGACGTATCAGAGTTCACCATAACCGGGGGGCAGAAGAGGCAGGTGGGAATACAGATCGACCCCGTTCGCCTCAAGGCATACAATGTCTCTCCCCTTCAGATCGCGAGGGTACTCCAAAAAGCTAATATCCAGGCTCCTTCAGGCAAATTCTCCGCCGGCAACAAAGAATTCCTCGTGGACACGGGCTATCTCATAAAAGATGCGGAAGATGCCGGAAATACCGTCGTCGCTGTTTCCGGCGGAAAACCGGTCTACCTCCGCAATATAGCCGACCTGACGGACGGGCCCGAGGAGCCGTCCAGTTACGTGCTTATGGGCTTCGGTCCGGCATCCCCTTTTTCAGACCGCGGTGCGGGTGAAGGGGTGACAATCTCAATCGCGAAGAAGAAAGGCACCAATGCCACCCATATCTCGGAAAGGGCCCTTAAGACAATCGGCGAATTGAAGGGCGGCGTCATTCCCTCGGAAGTCGAGGTAACGGCCACAAGGAACTATGGAGACACGGCAAAGGAAAAATCGGATGAGCTCCTGAAGCATATGCTCATTGCGGCCCTCTCCGTGACCCTCCTTATCGCCCTCGCCCTGGGATGGCGGGAATCGATTGTCGTTGCCGTCGCGGTCCCGGTGACCCTCGCCCTTACCATACTCGCAACGTACCTCTACGGATATACCCTGAACAGGGTCACCCTCTTTGCCCTCATATTCTCCATAGGCATTCTCGTCGATGACGCCATCGTGGTGGTCGAGAATATTCATCGCCACTTCAAAATGGGCAAGGTCGACTATGAAACCGCCGTGACGGCCGTGGAGGAGGTAGGGCAGCCCACGATTCTCGCAACCTTCGCAGTCATTGCGGCCCTCCTTCCCATGGCATTCGTGTCCGGCCTCATGGGCCCCTACATGCGTCCCATCCCCATGGGTGCATCGGCAGCCATGGTCATCTCCCTTCTCATCGCCTTTATCATTAGCCCATGGTTAAGTTTTATCGTCCTCAAAAATGCGAAGACAGCCGTTGCCGGGGGCAAGGAGAAAAAAGGATTACTTGCCCGATTCAACAGGATCTATGAACAAAACCTTCGAGGCCTCCTGGAAAACGGGAAGAAGAGGTCCGTCTTTTTCATTATTGTGGCGGGACTGCTCGTCGCGGCCTTCGCCCTCGTTCCGCTGAAGCTCACAAGGGTCAAAATGCTCCCCTTCGATAACAAAAGTGAGCTTCAGATAGTGATCGATATGCCGGAGGGAACGACCCTTGAAGAAACCGCCGCCCTCACCGGCGAAATCGGCAATTTCTTGAAGACCGTGCCGGAGGTGACCGACTATCAGTCCTATATCGGAACCTCCGCCCCCTTCAATTTCAATGGCCTGGTGAGGCATTACTTTCTTCGCACAGGCAGTAATGTTGCGGATATACAGGTCAACTTCGTCGGAAAGGATGAGAGAAAATCACAGAGCCATGATATCGCAAAAAGGATGCGGCCCGATATTAAGGCCATAGGCGACAAATATGGCGGCAGAGTAAAAGTGGTGGAGATACCCCCCGGGCCCCCGGTACTCAGCACCCTCGTGGCGGAGATATACGGACCCGATCTCGGGCGACAGATAGAAATAGCCCGCGACGTACGGGATACCTTCTCAAAGACGAAAGATGTGGTGGACGTGGATTGGTATGTCGAGGCCGACCAGAGGAAATTTACCTTTCAGGTGGACAGGCAGAAGGCGGCCGAGAGCGGCATCGACACCGACCTCATTACTCAAACCGCCCGAACGGTGCTGGGCGGGACGGTTGCAGGCCTTATCCACACCGACATGGGCAGAGAGCCCCCCGAACTCTTTATAAGGGCTTCCCTTGCGGACCGTTCCGGCATTGAAAGACTCCGGGGGATCAGTCTGACCGGGAGTTCCGGCGACCAGGTGTCTCTCGGCGATCTTGTTCACGTAAAAGAAGGCGTGGAGGACAAGACCATTTACCGGAAGAACCTGAAACGGGTAGTGTACGTGATTGGAGACGTGGCAGGCAAGGAGGAGAGCCCGGTCTACCCTATACTGAAGATGGGGCAATCGATAAAAAATCTCAAACTTCCCGAGGGGTATGAACTAAAGCAGTATACCTCGGCGCAGCCATGGCTCGAAGACAGGTACGCCCTGAAATGGGACGGAGAGTGGCACATCACCTACGAGGTCTTCAGGGACCTGGGGATGGCCTTCGCCGCCGTGCTCGTACTCATCTATGTGATGGTGGTGGGATGGTTCCGGTCCTTCACCGTTCCCCTCGTCATTATGGCGCCCATCCCGCTCTCCCTTATAGGAATACTGCCCGGACATGCCCTCATGGGCGCCTTCTTCACCGCCACGTCCATGATCGGCTTTATCGCGGGCGCGGGCATCGTGGTGAGGAACTCCATAATCCTCGTCGATTTCATCGACCTCAAACTCGCAGAAGGAATGCCTCTCGAAGAAGCGGTGGTCCAGGCGGGGATCATCCGGTTCAGACCCATGCTTCTCACGGCGGCAGCCGTGGTGGTGGGATCATCGGTCATCCTTTTCGACCCCATCTTCCAGGGCATGGCCATCGCCCTCATGGCAGGCGAAGTGGCAGCCACGCTCCTGTCGCGGACCATGGTCCCCGTCCTTTACTTTCTCGTCAAAAGACGCGAAGCCCCGAAGGCACAGGGCGAGACCGCAGGAAGGCCGTGA